A window from Myripristis murdjan chromosome 11, fMyrMur1.1, whole genome shotgun sequence encodes these proteins:
- the twist1a gene encoding twist-related protein 1a codes for MREEDSSPMDSAGNSEEETERQLPRRGARKRRAARRSTDEEEEGELESPSPGKKKGRKSGGGGGGSAGSDASSSPARSLDDLQTQRVMANVRERQRTQSLNDAFTSLRKIIPTLPSDKLSKIQTLKLAARYIDFLYQVLQSDELDARGTSCSYVAHERLSYAFSVWRMGGAWSLSTTSL; via the coding sequence ATGCGGGAAGAAGACTCCTCCCCGATGGACAGCGCGGGGAACAGCGAGGAGGAAACCGAGCGCCAGCTGCCGCGGAGAGGCGCGAGGAAGCGGCGGGCGGCACGACGGAGCacagacgaggaggaggagggcgagctGGAGAGCCCGAGCCCCGGGAAgaagaaggggaggaagagcggcggcggcggcggcggcagcgccGGGAGCGACGCCAGCAGCAGCCCCGCGCGCTCCTTGGACGACCTGCAGACGCAGCGCGTGATGGCCAACGTCCGCGAGCGGCAACGGACGCAGTCCCTCAACGATGCGTTCACGTCGTTACGTAAGATCATCCCTACCCTCCCGTCGGACAAACTAAGTAAGATCCAGACGCTGAAGCTCGCGGCCCGGTACATTGACTTCCTGTACCAAGTTCTGCAAAGCGACGAGTTGGACGCGCGAGGGACCAGTTGCAGCTACGTGGCGCACGAGCGGCTGAGCTACGCGTTCTCGGTGTGGAGGATGGGGGGCGCGTGGTCCTTGTCCACCACGTCCCTCTAG
- the LOC115368236 gene encoding pancreas transcription factor 1 subunit alpha yields the protein METQSRLVDSALMDFVSDMNLMEFPQKPKQQVDNVTPSPTYRARLNDSPWTRDLGNCVHPADRRSEHLVMGAPGYYTRGAHGHTGRSKRRRIITVVQRQAANVRERKRMFSLNEAFDELRRKVPTFAYEKRLSRIETLRLAIVYISFMTDLLENT from the coding sequence ATGGAGACGCAAAGCCGCTTGGTGGACTCGGCGCTGATGGATTTTGTCAGTGACATGAATCTGATGGAGTTTCCACAAAAGCCCAAACAGCAGGTGGATAATGTCACACCCAGTCCGACCTACCGGGCTCGGTTGAACGACTCGCCCTGGACCCGGGATTTGGGAAACTGTGTGCACCCTGCAGACCGGCGCTCCGAGCACCTGGTGATGGGTGCACCGGGTTACTACACCCGCGGCGCCCATGGGCACACCGGCAGGTCCAAACGGAGGCGCATCATCACTGTGGTCCAGCGGCAGGCGGCCAACGTGCGGGAGAGGAAGCGGATGTTCAGCCTAAACGAGGCGTTTGATGAGCTGAGGAGAAAAGTCCCAACATTCGCCTACGAGAAGAGGCTGTCCCGCATCGAGACTCTCCGCCTGGCTATCGTCTACATCTCCTTCATGACGGACCTGCTGGAGAATACTTGA